The following proteins are encoded in a genomic region of Chloroflexota bacterium:
- a CDS encoding ABC transporter ATP-binding protein has protein sequence MTNTVIEVTGFRKAYGNYVAVDGISFDVKQGEIFGFLGPNGAGKTSTLECLEGLRTPSAGSLRVAGLDPGSESRKLRNVIGVQLQSAGLPESITPDEAMRFFCAYHSVAPRFDLLERLGLAQKRNTQFYELSAGQQRRLVLALAVAHKPQALFLDEPTAGLDVATRVELHAMMRELQAAGTTIMLATHDMAEAEQMSDRVAILLGGKIVSIGTPLEITATGAGLTKISVRTQASSLCAPGITFPAVSQHSVKDDYSIYFSSDIGPTVSAIIARIDANKDTLIDLRVERPSLEDRFLEITNAGAAQ, from the coding sequence ATGACGAACACCGTGATTGAAGTAACAGGGTTTCGCAAGGCGTACGGCAATTACGTTGCCGTGGACGGCATCAGTTTCGACGTAAAGCAGGGCGAGATATTCGGTTTTCTCGGCCCCAACGGCGCTGGAAAGACTAGCACGCTCGAATGCCTGGAAGGCTTGCGAACTCCCAGTGCGGGCTCTTTGCGCGTGGCAGGCTTAGACCCGGGCAGCGAGTCCCGCAAGCTGCGCAACGTGATTGGCGTCCAACTGCAATCGGCGGGATTGCCGGAGAGCATTACGCCGGACGAGGCGATGCGGTTCTTCTGCGCTTATCACAGCGTGGCGCCCCGCTTCGACTTGTTGGAACGCCTGGGTCTGGCGCAGAAACGGAACACCCAGTTTTACGAGCTCTCCGCCGGACAGCAACGGCGGCTCGTGCTTGCTCTGGCGGTTGCTCACAAACCCCAGGCGCTCTTTCTGGACGAACCGACGGCTGGACTGGATGTGGCGACCCGCGTCGAGTTGCATGCCATGATGCGAGAGTTGCAAGCGGCGGGCACCACGATCATGCTGGCGACCCATGACATGGCCGAAGCGGAGCAGATGTCCGACCGGGTTGCGATCCTGCTGGGAGGCAAGATCGTCAGTATCGGGACCCCGTTGGAGATCACAGCCACCGGCGCGGGCCTGACCAAGATCTCCGTGCGGACGCAGGCATCCAGCCTGTGCGCCCCGGGCATCACGTTCCCGGCCGTCAGCCAGCACTCAGTCAAAGACGACTATAGCATCTACTTCAGCTCCGATATCGGCCCAACCGTTTCGGCCATTATCGCGCGGATTGATGCCAACAAGGATACGCTGATCGATCTGCGCGTGGAGCGCCCTTCGCTGGAAGATCGGTTCCTCGAAATCACGAACGCCGGAGCGGCCCAATGA
- a CDS encoding ABC transporter ATP-binding protein — translation MMMGHRDMALQVETSKPKSVSATLGRFWQYFKRYWYILIGVISFVLMGVYMQVLVPDLIGQSIDCYIAPAAQSAFAGAATSAARPTNCWYAPPNPQATPADRVAGLGGLVLLIVGLYVGGAVVQGTQIYLMTYAGQKVLYNIRAQVFRHIHRLSLGYYTRHEAGDVMSRITNDSDTIQQVVGFPLIGVIQGVLVIFWIAVNMIAKSPGYALISLLTAPIMLAATLWFSTQARNAYRKVRREVGNVNANLQESFAAVREVQAFGREDESIQQFSESNAATRDANIRAVAFTSGLQPTLEALGYVSIALVAGVGGILLLGGGDLFGTSLSIGLIITFINYSQRLAQPISQISVMWANVQSAIAGGERIFGFLDQAPDLTDRREAKEMPPINGLVEFDVVSAEYEPGQRVLCDVSLSAQPGQTVAIVGPTGAGKTTIINLIPRFYDVVAGEVRIDGIDVRDVTQASLRKQIGIVLQDSFLFSDTVMNNIRYGRPDATDAEVIEAAKLARAHEFIERLQQGYQTLLGERGAGLSQGQRQLISIARAALVNPRILILDEATSSVDTRTERLIQKALEELMRGRTSFVIAHRLSTIRHADQVLVLKDGEIIERGNHNELLKQGGFYHDLYMSQFRRDIDFTLEGVEPAGATTDAAVPAD, via the coding sequence ATGATGATGGGTCACCGTGACATGGCGCTCCAGGTCGAAACGAGCAAGCCCAAGAGCGTGAGCGCCACGCTGGGCCGGTTCTGGCAGTACTTCAAGCGCTACTGGTATATTCTGATTGGCGTCATTTCGTTTGTGCTGATGGGCGTGTACATGCAGGTGCTGGTGCCCGACCTGATCGGGCAGTCGATCGACTGCTACATCGCGCCCGCCGCGCAGAGCGCCTTCGCCGGCGCGGCCACGAGCGCGGCGCGCCCCACCAACTGCTGGTACGCGCCGCCGAATCCGCAGGCCACGCCGGCCGACCGGGTAGCCGGGTTGGGCGGTCTGGTGCTGCTGATCGTCGGCCTGTACGTCGGCGGCGCGGTCGTGCAGGGCACGCAAATCTATCTGATGACCTACGCCGGCCAGAAGGTACTGTACAACATCCGCGCGCAGGTCTTCCGGCACATTCACCGCCTGTCGCTTGGCTACTACACGCGGCACGAGGCGGGCGACGTGATGAGCCGCATCACGAACGACTCAGACACGATCCAGCAGGTCGTCGGCTTCCCGCTGATCGGCGTCATCCAGGGCGTGCTGGTCATCTTCTGGATTGCGGTCAACATGATCGCCAAAAGCCCGGGCTACGCGCTGATCAGCCTGCTGACGGCGCCGATTATGCTGGCGGCCACGCTCTGGTTCTCGACGCAGGCGCGCAACGCTTACCGCAAGGTGCGGCGCGAGGTCGGCAACGTCAACGCTAACCTGCAGGAAAGTTTCGCCGCCGTGCGCGAGGTGCAGGCGTTCGGGCGCGAGGATGAGAGCATCCAGCAGTTCTCGGAGAGCAACGCCGCCACGCGCGACGCGAACATCCGCGCCGTGGCGTTCACCAGCGGCCTGCAGCCGACGCTCGAAGCGCTCGGCTACGTCTCGATCGCACTGGTGGCCGGCGTCGGCGGCATCCTGCTGCTGGGCGGCGGCGACCTGTTCGGCACGTCGCTCTCGATCGGACTGATCATCACCTTCATCAACTACTCGCAGCGGCTGGCGCAGCCGATCTCGCAGATCTCGGTCATGTGGGCCAACGTGCAGAGCGCCATCGCCGGCGGCGAGCGCATCTTCGGGTTCCTCGACCAGGCACCGGACCTGACGGACCGGCGCGAGGCGAAGGAGATGCCGCCGATCAATGGCCTGGTCGAGTTCGACGTGGTGTCGGCGGAGTACGAGCCGGGCCAGCGCGTGCTGTGCGACGTCAGCCTGTCGGCGCAGCCGGGGCAGACGGTCGCCATTGTCGGGCCGACCGGCGCCGGCAAGACGACGATCATCAACCTGATCCCGCGCTTCTACGACGTGGTCGCGGGCGAGGTGCGCATCGACGGCATTGACGTGCGCGACGTGACGCAGGCCAGTCTGCGCAAGCAGATCGGCATTGTGCTGCAGGACTCGTTCCTGTTCAGTGACACAGTGATGAACAACATCCGCTACGGGCGGCCCGACGCCACCGACGCGGAAGTGATTGAAGCAGCCAAGCTGGCGCGGGCGCACGAGTTCATTGAGCGCCTACAGCAAGGCTACCAGACGCTGCTCGGCGAGCGCGGCGCGGGGCTCTCGCAGGGCCAGCGGCAGTTGATCTCGATCGCGCGCGCGGCGCTGGTCAACCCGCGCATCCTGATCCTCGACGAGGCGACCTCGTCGGTGGACACGCGCACCGAGCGGCTGATCCAGAAGGCGCTGGAGGAACTGATGCGCGGGCGCACGTCGTTCGTTATCGCGCACCGCCTGAGCACCATCCGCCACGCCGACCAGGTGCTGGTGCTGAAGGATGGCGAGATCATCGAGCGCGGCAACCACAACGAACTGCTCAAGCAGGGCGGGTTCTACCACGACCTGTATATGAGCCAGTTCCGCCGCGATATCGATTTCACACTCGAAGGTGTGGAACCGGCCGGTGCCACGACCGACGCAGCGGTACCGGCGGACTAA
- a CDS encoding winged helix DNA-binding protein, which produces MTRSTAAAGPTFQSREAYLHFVRQVCPDADLTSVILFGAVHRASNQLIHIAEKRLDAIGLTWPKFRLLMLLMHVEREGRSEGLQPSELSERQNISRNTASALIGSLEEAGYISRELHETDHRKFMIRLTAKGRKVVGMQMANHIRSLGHSFDMLAPQERERLLGLLQRLSAGLELKS; this is translated from the coding sequence ATGACCCGCTCAACCGCTGCCGCCGGGCCGACCTTCCAGAGCCGCGAAGCGTATCTGCACTTCGTGCGCCAGGTCTGCCCCGACGCCGACCTGACGAGCGTCATCCTGTTCGGCGCCGTCCACCGCGCCTCCAATCAACTGATACACATCGCCGAAAAGCGCCTGGACGCGATCGGCCTGACGTGGCCCAAGTTCCGCCTGCTGATGCTGCTGATGCACGTCGAGCGCGAGGGGCGCAGCGAGGGGCTGCAGCCATCCGAGTTGAGCGAGCGGCAGAATATCAGCCGCAACACGGCCAGTGCGCTGATCGGCAGCCTGGAAGAAGCCGGCTACATCTCGCGGGAGCTGCACGAGACCGATCACCGCAAGTTCATGATCCGGCTGACGGCCAAGGGCCGCAAGGTCGTCGGCATGCAGATGGCGAACCACATCCGCTCGCTCGGCCATTCGTTTGATATGCTGGCGCCGCAAGAGCGCGAGCGACTGCTCGGCCTGCTGCAGCGCCTGAGCGCCGGGCTGGAGCTCAAGTCGTAG
- a CDS encoding ABC transporter ATP-binding protein — protein MQAQGMRPGGAMGGAGAGAVGARGMTGARPKPDMQSLRRAIGYVGRYRNLAVMAYGSLFLATGAQLMVPQLVQAIIDTITKAYIATQVLALPASAQAAAIQRLGKTLIELQADKDGAVGAIGWVMLLVLVFAAMRALFAFGQLFNTERISQNVAFDFRNELFAKIQRLSFSYHDQNQTGQLMIRATDDVEKVRLFIGQGLVMSTQAIVLLLGTLTVLWFTNHFLTLVILPIVPAAMILFMFFGRIAQPLFISVQMRISAMNTVLQESLAGLKVVRAFAQEPREQKRFERAAGDVLANQLMVSRIMAFLFPVVFVLANLGQAAILYFGGEQIINNLLTIGEWQKFSLYVVYVFFPLGNLGFIITLMAQAAASAQRIFEIVDARNDVQNKPDAVTLQQVQGAVKFEGVTFRYFKGGDPVLSNVTFEAKPGQTVALLGATGSGKTTIINLLPRFYDASEGRVTIDGSDVRDVTIESLRTQIGIVLQETTLFTGTVRDNIAFGRPDAGLDDVMAAAKAAAAHDFIMTFPEGYNTHVGERGSTLSGGQKQRIAIARALLMNPRILILDDSTSSVDLATEYRIQQALDQLMKGRTSFVIAQRISTVLNADQILVLEKGRVVASGTHEDLLDSSEIYAEIYSSQLMDDAQVQSTVNSQQ, from the coding sequence ATGCAAGCACAAGGCATGCGCCCCGGTGGGGCGATGGGCGGCGCGGGCGCCGGCGCGGTGGGCGCGCGCGGCATGACCGGCGCGCGTCCCAAGCCTGACATGCAGAGCCTGCGCCGCGCCATCGGTTACGTCGGCCGCTACCGCAACCTAGCCGTCATGGCGTACGGCTCGCTGTTCCTTGCGACGGGCGCGCAGTTGATGGTGCCGCAGCTCGTGCAGGCGATCATCGATACGATCACCAAAGCGTACATCGCGACGCAGGTGCTGGCGCTGCCGGCGTCCGCACAGGCCGCCGCCATCCAGCGGCTGGGCAAAACGCTCATCGAGTTGCAGGCCGATAAGGACGGCGCAGTCGGCGCCATCGGCTGGGTCATGCTGCTGGTGCTCGTCTTCGCGGCCATGCGCGCGCTGTTCGCTTTCGGGCAGCTCTTCAACACCGAGCGCATCTCGCAGAACGTCGCCTTCGACTTCCGCAACGAGCTGTTCGCCAAGATCCAGCGGCTGTCGTTCTCGTACCACGACCAGAACCAGACCGGCCAGTTGATGATCCGCGCGACCGACGACGTGGAAAAGGTGCGCCTCTTCATCGGCCAGGGGCTGGTGATGTCCACACAGGCGATCGTCCTGCTGCTCGGCACGCTGACGGTGCTCTGGTTTACCAACCACTTCCTGACGCTGGTGATCCTGCCGATCGTCCCGGCGGCGATGATCCTGTTCATGTTCTTTGGCCGCATCGCCCAGCCGCTGTTTATCTCTGTGCAGATGCGCATTTCGGCCATGAACACGGTCCTGCAGGAGAGCCTGGCGGGACTGAAGGTCGTGCGCGCCTTCGCGCAGGAGCCGCGCGAGCAGAAGCGCTTCGAGCGCGCGGCGGGCGACGTGCTCGCGAACCAGTTGATGGTGTCGCGCATCATGGCGTTCCTGTTTCCGGTCGTCTTTGTGCTGGCCAATCTCGGCCAGGCCGCCATCCTGTATTTCGGCGGCGAGCAGATCATCAACAACTTGCTGACGATCGGCGAGTGGCAGAAGTTCAGCCTCTACGTCGTCTATGTGTTTTTCCCGCTCGGCAACCTCGGCTTCATCATCACCCTGATGGCGCAGGCGGCCGCCTCGGCCCAGCGTATCTTCGAGATCGTGGACGCCCGGAACGACGTGCAGAACAAGCCCGACGCGGTCACGCTGCAGCAGGTGCAGGGCGCTGTGAAGTTCGAGGGCGTCACATTCCGCTACTTCAAGGGTGGCGACCCGGTGCTGAGCAACGTCACCTTCGAGGCCAAACCCGGCCAGACCGTCGCCCTGCTCGGCGCGACCGGCAGCGGCAAGACGACAATCATCAACCTGCTGCCGCGCTTCTACGACGCCAGCGAGGGCCGCGTGACGATTGACGGCAGCGACGTGCGCGACGTGACGATCGAGAGCTTGCGCACGCAGATCGGCATCGTGCTGCAGGAGACGACGCTGTTCACCGGCACCGTTCGCGACAACATCGCGTTCGGGCGGCCGGATGCCGGCCTGGACGATGTCATGGCGGCGGCGAAGGCGGCCGCAGCACATGACTTCATCATGACGTTCCCCGAAGGGTACAACACCCATGTCGGCGAGCGCGGCTCGACGCTGAGCGGCGGCCAGAAGCAGCGCATCGCCATCGCGCGCGCGCTGCTGATGAACCCGCGCATCCTGATCCTGGACGACTCGACGAGCAGCGTCGACCTGGCGACGGAGTACCGCATCCAGCAGGCGCTCGACCAGTTGATGAAGGGCCGCACCTCGTTCGTCATCGCGCAGCGCATCAGCACGGTGCTGAACGCCGACCAGATTCTGGTGCTGGAGAAGGGACGCGTCGTGGCGAGCGGCACGCACGAAGACCTGCTCGACTCGTCCGAGATCTACGCCGAAATCTACTCGTCGCAACTGATGGACGATGCACAAGTGCAGTCAACCGTGAACAGTCAACAGTGA
- a CDS encoding tetratricopeptide repeat protein: MTALPSGTVTFLFTDIEGSTRLAQQHPAAWPGAKARHHTILRSAIESHGGYVFQVIGDAFCAAFHTASDALAAALEAQRALVGATTDAQRTNGQSVGATLAVAPDGQGLPLPIRVRMGIHTGSATARPDGDYEGYMALVRVQRIMSGAYGGQVLMSQDAAELVGRDLPAGVGLRDLGTHRLKDLAAPEHLFQVVAQGLPADFPPLKTADHPNNLPMQLTSFIGREAEVAEVRRLLGGTRLLTLSGAGGVGKTRLALQAATEELASFGDGVWFVELAPLADPALVPQATASALGLQEQAGRPWINSLSDYLRAKHLLLVLDNCEHLIEACARLADQLLRGCPKLNILASSREALGIAGETAYRVPSLSLPDPRQFVEAWLSGPLDHAPDHAGQPAGFPLQSLMQYEAVRLFIERAIAVQPSFALTNQNAPAVAQICRRLDGIPLAIELAAARIKSLSPEQIAARLDDRFRLLTGGSRTAMPRQQTLRAAVDWSHSLLTEPERVLLRRLAVFAGGWTLEAAETVCSSQKSDISSQTETSTPSTNLATDDRLLKSDDVLDQLAHLVDKSLVVAEERTGSARYRMLETIRQYAREKSLESGEAERIRDQHLAFFLTVAEAAEPKLYGAEPAKWLQRLDTEHDNLRAAIDWATERGKVELGLRLVVALSWYWFMRVYYTEARARIGALIARSTTVAKTPQIRLAVAKALNRAADFAQDLGDVEKARSFSEESLSMASEDENKEEIAHAFYNLARLALAEGHHPEAAALYDQSIALYREAKDSRGLGGSLQGLAVALTRQGNLEQAVSLYEEVIVLRREMNDKTLLAFALDQLGRVMQLAGNFERAAVLHKESLLLRIRVDNRRGIAFSLLSFAGLAAQQKAERAVQLYGAGEALLEALHAQEEFRDPVVHVQDVATLHAQLDEAAFSTAWNEGRAMTMEQATAYALERTDV; this comes from the coding sequence ATGACCGCACTACCCAGCGGCACCGTCACCTTCCTCTTCACCGACATCGAGGGCAGCACGCGCCTCGCGCAGCAGCACCCCGCCGCGTGGCCGGGCGCCAAGGCGCGCCACCACACCATCCTCCGAAGCGCCATTGAGTCTCATGGCGGCTACGTCTTCCAGGTCATCGGCGACGCCTTCTGTGCCGCGTTCCACACCGCGTCTGACGCACTGGCCGCGGCGCTGGAGGCGCAACGCGCGCTCGTAGGGGCGACAACGGACGCGCAACGGACAAACGGACAATCGGTAGGGGCAACCCTTGCGGTTGCCCCGGATGGGCAGGGCTTACCCCTACCGATTCGTGTGCGCATGGGCATTCATACCGGCAGCGCGACCGCCCGGCCCGATGGCGACTACGAAGGTTACATGGCGTTGGTACGGGTGCAGCGCATCATGTCCGGCGCGTACGGTGGTCAGGTGCTCATGTCGCAGGACGCGGCCGAACTGGTTGGACGTGATCTGCCTGCAGGCGTCGGTCTGCGTGACCTCGGCACACACCGGCTCAAAGACCTGGCTGCCCCAGAGCATCTATTTCAGGTTGTCGCACAGGGACTGCCCGCCGACTTCCCGCCGCTGAAGACCGCCGATCACCCCAACAACCTGCCGATGCAACTGACGTCGTTTATCGGGCGCGAGGCCGAAGTCGCCGAGGTGCGCCGGTTGCTTGGTGGCACGCGCCTGCTGACGCTCTCCGGTGCCGGTGGGGTTGGCAAGACGCGACTCGCCTTGCAGGCCGCCACCGAAGAACTCGCGTCGTTCGGTGATGGCGTTTGGTTCGTCGAACTGGCACCGCTGGCGGACCCCGCGCTCGTGCCGCAAGCGACTGCATCGGCGCTGGGACTTCAAGAACAAGCGGGCAGACCGTGGATAAACAGCCTGAGCGATTATCTCCGCGCAAAGCATTTGCTGCTCGTCTTGGACAACTGCGAACACTTGATTGAAGCGTGCGCCAGATTAGCAGATCAACTCTTGCGCGGCTGTCCCAAATTGAACATTCTCGCGAGCAGCCGCGAGGCGCTGGGCATCGCCGGCGAGACAGCCTATCGCGTCCCTTCGCTCTCACTGCCTGACCCGCGCCAATTCGTGGAGGCATGGCTGAGTGGTCCGTTAGACCATGCCCCTGATCATGCAGGGCAACCGGCCGGCTTCCCCCTACAATCCCTCATGCAATACGAAGCAGTGCGCCTGTTCATCGAACGTGCGATCGCCGTGCAGCCTTCGTTTGCGCTGACCAACCAGAACGCGCCCGCCGTCGCGCAGATCTGTCGCCGCCTCGATGGCATCCCGCTCGCGATCGAACTTGCGGCGGCGCGGATCAAGTCACTCTCGCCGGAGCAGATCGCCGCGCGGTTGGATGACCGCTTCCGACTGCTGACGGGCGGCAGTCGCACCGCGATGCCGCGCCAGCAGACGCTGCGCGCAGCGGTTGATTGGTCGCACAGTTTGTTGACCGAGCCGGAGCGCGTCCTGCTGCGAAGGCTGGCGGTCTTTGCGGGCGGCTGGACGCTCGAAGCGGCGGAGACAGTCTGCAGTAGTCAGAAGTCAGATATCAGTAGTCAGACTGAAACCTCAACACCTAGCACCAATCTGGCTACTGACGACCGGCTACTGAAATCTGACGATGTGCTCGACCAGCTGGCGCACCTGGTGGACAAGTCGCTGGTCGTGGCGGAAGAGCGCACCGGCAGCGCACGCTACCGGATGCTGGAGACGATCCGCCAGTATGCGCGCGAAAAATCGCTGGAATCGGGAGAGGCGGAGCGGATACGAGACCAACACCTGGCGTTCTTCCTGACGGTAGCCGAGGCGGCCGAGCCAAAGTTGTACGGCGCTGAGCCTGCTAAGTGGTTGCAGCGATTGGATACGGAACACGACAATCTGCGGGCGGCGATAGACTGGGCGACTGAGCGCGGAAAAGTAGAATTGGGATTGCGGCTGGTTGTGGCGCTGTCGTGGTATTGGTTCATGCGCGTATATTACACCGAAGCTCGTGCACGAATCGGCGCCCTGATTGCGCGTTCAACAACGGTGGCGAAAACCCCACAGATTAGATTGGCAGTTGCAAAGGCGCTGAATAGGGCTGCCGATTTTGCCCAAGATCTGGGGGATGTTGAGAAGGCACGCTCGTTCTCTGAGGAGAGTCTGTCAATGGCATCTGAGGATGAGAACAAGGAAGAAATCGCTCATGCCTTCTACAACTTGGCGCGCCTGGCGTTGGCGGAAGGTCATCATCCGGAGGCGGCGGCTCTATATGATCAAAGTATAGCGCTATATCGGGAAGCGAAAGACAGTCGGGGACTCGGGGGATCGCTCCAGGGGCTTGCGGTTGCGTTAACACGGCAAGGCAATTTGGAACAGGCTGTGTCGCTCTACGAAGAAGTCATTGTGTTGAGGCGAGAAATGAATGACAAAACATTACTCGCCTTCGCGCTTGATCAGCTTGGGCGTGTCATGCAACTGGCGGGGAACTTTGAACGTGCCGCGGTGCTCCATAAGGAAAGTTTGCTCCTGCGAATCAGAGTGGATAACAGGCGTGGCATTGCCTTTTCATTGCTCTCATTTGCTGGTCTGGCGGCGCAGCAGAAAGCAGAACGCGCCGTGCAACTATATGGCGCGGGAGAGGCGTTGCTTGAAGCTCTCCACGCGCAGGAAGAGTTTCGTGACCCCGTCGTGCATGTGCAAGACGTTGCCACGCTACATGCGCAACTCGACGAAGCCGCGTTCAGCACCGCGTGGAATGAAGGTCGCGCGATGACGATGGAGCAGGCGACCGCCTACGCCCTGGAGAGGACCGATGTCTGA
- a CDS encoding ABC transporter permease, whose amino-acid sequence MNAFVHHFAFEFRTGIRNKQLLLMNYLFPLGFYLLMGFIMAEINPFFREDIIPAMVVFSILAATLLGLPDPLVNARENGIFRSYKINGIPAISILVIPALTTMLHLLIVAAIITVSAPLLFRAPVPVNWLNFALIVAAMALACAGLGVLIGVVSPSSRMTVLWSQLVFVPSMILGGMMLPYAMLPAAAAKLAQLLPATQAMNAFRGLAMGKAAAFSPEGSVIALLISGILAFGLAAYLFSWDSRNTARRGHPVLALLVLLPYVVGILLFA is encoded by the coding sequence ATGAACGCCTTTGTCCACCACTTCGCTTTCGAGTTTCGAACGGGCATCCGCAACAAACAGTTACTGTTGATGAACTATCTGTTCCCGCTGGGCTTTTACTTGCTGATGGGGTTTATTATGGCCGAGATCAACCCGTTCTTCCGGGAGGATATCATCCCGGCCATGGTCGTCTTTAGCATACTGGCTGCAACGTTGCTGGGGCTACCGGACCCGCTCGTCAACGCCCGCGAGAACGGGATCTTTCGCAGCTACAAGATCAACGGCATTCCAGCCATCTCGATCCTGGTCATTCCGGCGCTGACGACCATGCTGCACCTGCTGATCGTCGCGGCGATAATCACTGTCAGCGCGCCTTTGCTATTTCGTGCTCCTGTGCCGGTAAACTGGCTCAACTTTGCGCTGATCGTCGCCGCGATGGCGCTGGCCTGCGCCGGCTTGGGTGTCCTGATCGGCGTGGTCTCGCCGAGTTCGCGCATGACGGTGCTCTGGTCGCAGCTTGTCTTCGTGCCCTCCATGATATTGGGCGGTATGATGCTCCCATACGCGATGCTGCCTGCGGCGGCCGCAAAGCTCGCGCAGCTTCTGCCGGCCACGCAAGCGATGAATGCGTTCAGGGGTCTGGCGATGGGGAAGGCGGCCGCGTTTTCGCCCGAAGGGTCGGTCATCGCGTTGCTGATCAGCGGCATACTGGCGTTTGGGCTGGCTGCCTATCTCTTTAGCTGGGATAGCCGCAACACGGCGCGCCGGGGGCATCCCGTGCTGGCGCTCCTGGTGCTCTTGCCATATGTCGTCGGCATACTATTGTTTGCGTAA